Proteins encoded within one genomic window of Triticum aestivum cultivar Chinese Spring chromosome 2D, IWGSC CS RefSeq v2.1, whole genome shotgun sequence:
- the LOC123051163 gene encoding disease resistance protein RPM1, with translation MAEAALLLVTTKIGIAVGVEMLHYARSVAKLSENMTLIRNDQELIRAFLKEIGRKASTDGVTETWTGQVRRLAYDMEDIVDQFVYIVGKQHQKGSWWSSVKKILKKPQYLFTLGEIATGLEKINRALTHLKENRDWIQPITGVGDIFATNYDSQQQLYLPGHDYSISDDELVGFDKNRKLLMGSLNLENCLNLQIIALWGMGGIGKSTLVSNVFRYEASNFECRVWVSVSQSYKLDDIWRRMLKEIYPKDKKEFDAEKMTCAELQDELKAILKTKRYLIILDDIWTAEDFRKITEVLVDAKMGSRIIMTTRSEEVASIAPDGCRIKVVPLEEEDAWRLFCRKAFPSTGNHICPLALQECGKLIVGRCDGLPLALVAIGSLLSLKTQNVTEWKLFDAQLISELHKNDNLSRVEKILNLSYKYLPDYLKSCFLYCAMFPEDHLIHRKRLIRLWVAEGFVEQIGNCSLEDVAEGYLTQLVQRSMLHVVERNSFNRIRCLRMHDLVRELAIYQSNRESFSTTYDDSHGVMHVESGSRRMSVLQCKNGIRPSTGQCRLRTFIAFSTSNASSSLFPSESKYLAVLELSGLPIETVPNSIGELFNLKYLGLNNTNVKILPKSVTKLHNLETLSLRDTDCLSLPRGSEKLKRVRHIIILKLLDKTYASFKCFEPMEPLEGLWNLKDLQTLGAVRASKIFVSKLASLSQLRILNIVGVRSSHCA, from the coding sequence ATGGCAGAGGCTGCTCTTCTTCTTGTCACAACAAAGATTGGAATAGCTGTGGGAGTAGAAATGCTTCACTACGCTAGGTCTGTTGCAAAACTCTCTGAGAACATGACACTGATAAGGAATGACCAAGAGCTTATTCGAGCATTTCTCAAGGAGATTGGAAGGAAAGCTTCGACAGATGGAGTCACCGAAACATGGACAGGGCAAGTCCGAAGATTGGCGTATGATATGGAAGACATTGTGGATCAATTTGTGTATATTGTTGGCAAACAGCATCAGAAAGGATCATGGTGGAGTAGTGTGAAGAAAATCTTGAAGAAACCCCAGTATCTGTTTACACTAGGTGAAATCGCTACTGGCCTTGAGAAAATAAACCGAGCCCTTACACATCTTAAAGAAAACAGAGATTGGATTCAACCAATAACTGGTGTGGGCGATATTTTTGCAACAAATTATGACAGCCAACAGCAACTTTATCTTCCTGGACATGATTACTCAATCTCTGATGATGAACTTGTGGGATTTGATAAAAATAGAAAACTATTGATGGGGTCACTGAATTTGGAAAATTGTCTAAATCTGCAAATCATTGCCTTGTGGGGTATGGGTGGTATCGGGAAAAGCACTCTTGTCAGTAATGTGTTCCGATATGAAGCATCCAACTTTGAATGCCGTGTATGGGTTTCCGTCTCTCAGTCCTATAAACTAGATGATATTTGGAGAAGAATGCTGAAAGAAATCTATCCTAAAGACAAGAAAGAATTTGATGCTGAGAAGATGACTTGTGCAGAGCTACAAGATGAACTGAAAGCAATCCTGAAAACAAAGCGATACTTGATCATACTGGATGATATCTGGACAGCTGAAGACTTTAGAAAAATTACAGAGGTTCTTGTCGATGCAAAAATGGGAAGCAGAATAATAATGACGACAAGATCTGAAGAAGTTGCTTCAATAGCTCCTGATGGTTGCAGGATCAAAGTGGTGCCTCTTGAGGAGGAGGATGCATGGCGTCTTTTTTGCAGGAAGGCATTTCCAAGCACTGGAAATCACATCTGCCCATTAGCATTACAAGAGTGTGGTAAATTGATAGTGGGGAGGTGTGATGGTTTACCATTAGCTCTTGTGGCCATAGGGAGCTTATTGTCTCTTAAGACGCAGAATGTTACAGAGTGGAAACTATTTGACGCACAACTTATTTCCGAGCTACACAAAAATGACAACCTAAGTCGCGTGGAGAAAATTCTGAATCTAAGCTACAAATACTTGCCTGACTATTTGAAGAGTTGTTTCTTGTATTGTGCCATGTTCCCAGAAGACCACTTGATCCATAGAAAAAGACTGATCAGACTATGGGTCGCTGAAGGGTTTGTTGAACAAATTGGAAATTGCAGTTTAGAAGATGTTGCTGAAGGTTACCTGACACAGCTCGTTCAACGAAGCATGCTTCATGTGGTAGAGAGGAACAGTTTTAACAGGATCAGGTGTCTTCGAATGCATGATCTTGTACGTGAATTAGCCATTTACCAATCTAACAGAGAGAGTTTCAGTACGACTTATGATGATAGTCATGGGGTGATGCATGTGGAGTCGGGTTCTCGTCGTATGTCGGTGCTCCAATGCAAAAATGGCATCCGACCAAGTACTGGTCAATGCAGGCTTCGTACCTTCATAGCATTTAGCACCAGCAATGCATCATCTTCATTGTTTCCCTCAGAATCTAAATACCTTGCTGTGCTGGAGCTATCAGGATTACCTATTGAGACTGTTCCAAATTCAATTGGGGAGTTATTCAACCTTAAGTATTTGGGCCTCAACAATACCAATGTGAAGATACTCCCAAAATCAGTCACGAAGCTTCACAACTTAGAAACACTGAGCCTTAGAGATACAGATTGTTTGTCTCTACCTCGAGGGTCAGAAAAGCTGAAGAGAGTTCGGCACATTATAATTCTTAAACTTCTGGACAAAACATATGCGAGTTTCAAATGCTTTGAACCTATGGAGCCTTTGGAGGGATTGTGGAATTTGAAGGACCTGCAAACTCTGGGTGCAGTTCGAGCTAGCAAAATTTTTGTTTCAAAACTAGCAAGTTTATCTCAGCTGAGGATCCTTAACATTGTTGGGGTAAGGAGCAGCCACTGTGCATAA